The Malus domestica chromosome 10, GDT2T_hap1 genome contains a region encoding:
- the LOC103445160 gene encoding epimerase family protein SDR39U1 homolog, chloroplastic isoform X2 produces the protein MELCGATALSWTHTVSTPPHVSLPLSCGTLRLSVWCASDQTQTANQMTVSITGATGFIGRRLVQRLHADNHSVRVLTRSRSKAELIFPVKDFPGIMIAEEAQWKDSIQGSTGVVNLAGLPISTRWSPEIKKEIKTSRIRVTSKVIDLINDLPDAVRPTVLVSATAVGYYGTSETQVFDEQSPSGNDYLAEVCREWEGTARKVNKDVRLALIRIGVVLGKDGGALAKMIPLFMVFAGGPLGSGKQWFSWIHLDDIVNLIYEALSNPSYEGVINGTAPNPVRFAEMCEHLGNVLGRPSWLPVPDFALKAVLGEGASVVLDGQRVLPVRAKELGFSFKYSYVRDALQSIISQKAA, from the exons ATGGAGCTCTGTGGAGCCACTGCTCTCTCATGGACCCACACTGTCTCCACCCCTCCTCACGTCTCTCTGCCCCTCTCT TGTGGGACTCTGAGGCTCAGTGTTTGGTGTGCCTCTGATCAAACCCAGACG GCAAATCAGATGACTGTATCAATAACTGGAGCTACGGGTTTTATCGGGAGAAGATTGGTGCAAAGGCTGCATGCAG ATAATCATAGTGTACGTGTCTTGACACGGTCCAGATCAAAGGCTGAGTTAATTTTTCCGG TCAAGGACTTTCCAGGAATCATGATTGCAGAGGAGGCACAGTGGAAAGACAGCATTCAAGGTTCAACCGGTGTCGTAAATTTGGCTGGACTGCCCATAAGCACAAGATGGTCTCCTGAG ataaagaaagagatcaagacTAGCAGGATAAGGGTCACCTCAAAG GTCATAGATTTAATAAACGATTTACCAGATGCAGTTCGACCTACAGTCTTGGTTAGCGCAACAGCTGTCGGTTACTATG GTACTAGTGAGACACAAGTATTTGATGAGCAAAGTCCGTCAGGGAATGATTACTTAGCTGAG GTTTGTAGAGAATGGGAAGGAACTGCCCGCAAAGTGAATAAGGATGTTAGGCTAGCACTCATTCGCATTGGTGTTGTCCTTGGTAAAGATGGCGGAGCTTTAG CTAAAATGATCCCTCTCTTTATGGTGTTTGCTGGAGGACCGTTGGGCTCTGGAAAGCAATG GTTTTCCTGGATTCATCTGGATGACATAGTGAACCTGATATATGAAGCCCTATCCAATCCATCTTATGAAG GAGTTATAAATGGAACTGCACCCAACCCTGTTCGATTTGCAGAAATGTGTGAACATTTGGGAAATGTCTTGGGCAGGCCCTCATGGCTGCCTGTACCGGACTTTGCCCTGAAAGCAGTCCTTGGCGAAGGTGCTTCTGTG GTTCTGGATGGGCAGAGGGTGCTTCCAGTTAGAGCCAAGGAGCTGGGTTTCTCGTTCAAATACTCGTATGTGAGAGATGCATTACAATCCATTATTTCACAAAAGGCGGCCTAA
- the LOC103445160 gene encoding epimerase family protein SDR39U1 homolog, chloroplastic isoform X1, with protein MELCGATALSWTHTVSTPPHVSLPLSKCGTLRLSVWCASDQTQTANQMTVSITGATGFIGRRLVQRLHADNHSVRVLTRSRSKAELIFPVKDFPGIMIAEEAQWKDSIQGSTGVVNLAGLPISTRWSPEIKKEIKTSRIRVTSKVIDLINDLPDAVRPTVLVSATAVGYYGTSETQVFDEQSPSGNDYLAEVCREWEGTARKVNKDVRLALIRIGVVLGKDGGALAKMIPLFMVFAGGPLGSGKQWFSWIHLDDIVNLIYEALSNPSYEGVINGTAPNPVRFAEMCEHLGNVLGRPSWLPVPDFALKAVLGEGASVVLDGQRVLPVRAKELGFSFKYSYVRDALQSIISQKAA; from the exons ATGGAGCTCTGTGGAGCCACTGCTCTCTCATGGACCCACACTGTCTCCACCCCTCCTCACGTCTCTCTGCCCCTCTCT AAGTGTGGGACTCTGAGGCTCAGTGTTTGGTGTGCCTCTGATCAAACCCAGACG GCAAATCAGATGACTGTATCAATAACTGGAGCTACGGGTTTTATCGGGAGAAGATTGGTGCAAAGGCTGCATGCAG ATAATCATAGTGTACGTGTCTTGACACGGTCCAGATCAAAGGCTGAGTTAATTTTTCCGG TCAAGGACTTTCCAGGAATCATGATTGCAGAGGAGGCACAGTGGAAAGACAGCATTCAAGGTTCAACCGGTGTCGTAAATTTGGCTGGACTGCCCATAAGCACAAGATGGTCTCCTGAG ataaagaaagagatcaagacTAGCAGGATAAGGGTCACCTCAAAG GTCATAGATTTAATAAACGATTTACCAGATGCAGTTCGACCTACAGTCTTGGTTAGCGCAACAGCTGTCGGTTACTATG GTACTAGTGAGACACAAGTATTTGATGAGCAAAGTCCGTCAGGGAATGATTACTTAGCTGAG GTTTGTAGAGAATGGGAAGGAACTGCCCGCAAAGTGAATAAGGATGTTAGGCTAGCACTCATTCGCATTGGTGTTGTCCTTGGTAAAGATGGCGGAGCTTTAG CTAAAATGATCCCTCTCTTTATGGTGTTTGCTGGAGGACCGTTGGGCTCTGGAAAGCAATG GTTTTCCTGGATTCATCTGGATGACATAGTGAACCTGATATATGAAGCCCTATCCAATCCATCTTATGAAG GAGTTATAAATGGAACTGCACCCAACCCTGTTCGATTTGCAGAAATGTGTGAACATTTGGGAAATGTCTTGGGCAGGCCCTCATGGCTGCCTGTACCGGACTTTGCCCTGAAAGCAGTCCTTGGCGAAGGTGCTTCTGTG GTTCTGGATGGGCAGAGGGTGCTTCCAGTTAGAGCCAAGGAGCTGGGTTTCTCGTTCAAATACTCGTATGTGAGAGATGCATTACAATCCATTATTTCACAAAAGGCGGCCTAA
- the LOC103445160 gene encoding epimerase family protein SDR39U1 homolog, chloroplastic isoform X3 encodes MTVSITGATGFIGRRLVQRLHADNHSVRVLTRSRSKAELIFPVKDFPGIMIAEEAQWKDSIQGSTGVVNLAGLPISTRWSPEIKKEIKTSRIRVTSKVIDLINDLPDAVRPTVLVSATAVGYYGTSETQVFDEQSPSGNDYLAEVCREWEGTARKVNKDVRLALIRIGVVLGKDGGALAKMIPLFMVFAGGPLGSGKQWFSWIHLDDIVNLIYEALSNPSYEGVINGTAPNPVRFAEMCEHLGNVLGRPSWLPVPDFALKAVLGEGASVVLDGQRVLPVRAKELGFSFKYSYVRDALQSIISQKAA; translated from the exons ATGACTGTATCAATAACTGGAGCTACGGGTTTTATCGGGAGAAGATTGGTGCAAAGGCTGCATGCAG ATAATCATAGTGTACGTGTCTTGACACGGTCCAGATCAAAGGCTGAGTTAATTTTTCCGG TCAAGGACTTTCCAGGAATCATGATTGCAGAGGAGGCACAGTGGAAAGACAGCATTCAAGGTTCAACCGGTGTCGTAAATTTGGCTGGACTGCCCATAAGCACAAGATGGTCTCCTGAG ataaagaaagagatcaagacTAGCAGGATAAGGGTCACCTCAAAG GTCATAGATTTAATAAACGATTTACCAGATGCAGTTCGACCTACAGTCTTGGTTAGCGCAACAGCTGTCGGTTACTATG GTACTAGTGAGACACAAGTATTTGATGAGCAAAGTCCGTCAGGGAATGATTACTTAGCTGAG GTTTGTAGAGAATGGGAAGGAACTGCCCGCAAAGTGAATAAGGATGTTAGGCTAGCACTCATTCGCATTGGTGTTGTCCTTGGTAAAGATGGCGGAGCTTTAG CTAAAATGATCCCTCTCTTTATGGTGTTTGCTGGAGGACCGTTGGGCTCTGGAAAGCAATG GTTTTCCTGGATTCATCTGGATGACATAGTGAACCTGATATATGAAGCCCTATCCAATCCATCTTATGAAG GAGTTATAAATGGAACTGCACCCAACCCTGTTCGATTTGCAGAAATGTGTGAACATTTGGGAAATGTCTTGGGCAGGCCCTCATGGCTGCCTGTACCGGACTTTGCCCTGAAAGCAGTCCTTGGCGAAGGTGCTTCTGTG GTTCTGGATGGGCAGAGGGTGCTTCCAGTTAGAGCCAAGGAGCTGGGTTTCTCGTTCAAATACTCGTATGTGAGAGATGCATTACAATCCATTATTTCACAAAAGGCGGCCTAA
- the LOC103412091 gene encoding small ribosomal subunit protein bTHXm-like, with protein sequence MAMMVQWCGAAARRVLMAEQRALFTTSSSCAAVAAAIAKENVLGAPMLCGRGDKKTKKGKRFKGSFGNARPKKEKMIERIKDKVEVPRSTPWPLPFKLI encoded by the coding sequence ATGGCGATGATGGTGCAGTGGTGCGGCGCAGCGGCGAGGCGGGTGTTGATGGCGGAGCAGCGCGCCCTCTTCACAACCTCATCCTCCTGCGCGGCGGTAGCTGCAGCAATTGCAAAAGAGAATGTGCTCGGGGCGCCGATGCTGTGCGGGCGAGGAGacaagaagacgaagaaagggAAGCGATTCAAAGGGTCGTTCGGAAACGCTCGGCCGAAGAAGGAGAAGATGATCGAGCGCATCAAGGACAAGGTTGAGGTGCCCAGGTCCACCCCTTGGCCTCTCCCTTTCAAGCTCATctga